The proteins below are encoded in one region of Nilaparvata lugens isolate BPH chromosome X, ASM1435652v1, whole genome shotgun sequence:
- the LOC111057662 gene encoding uncharacterized protein LOC111057662, whose protein sequence is MLNFPEVEKKRKKRFHTETTVAEVVQEPHPIVVTEEDVSGLPLPSTSNSVVAVEAEVYLLKKELEELKKTKTVQQRFTYAMICDSDKLVLTHTGLPNKSVFNYILQLCTAGEITYFLGWKVPIISHCDQLLMTLMKLKRNPTHKELAFRFQLGETTVANIINTWLHILHETIFEGLMKNKIPSLLKNKSCLPNCFTDFTSCRIIIDCTEVYAAVPASMIKKQSMYSNYKHRYTLKGLVGVAPNGVVTFLSDLYGGSTSDKKITQDCGLLSQLQSGDLILADKGFLINDIVPEGVSVNIPPFLETPQFTREQALRTRSIARARIHVERAIGRIKGYSILEFIPHNLMCYSSKVWQVCGALTNFQYPLIKEVEVFYRCGENISEENVSSE, encoded by the exons ATGTTGAATTTCCCCGAGGtggaaaaaaagagaaaaaaaag gTTTCACACAGAAACCACAGTGGCAGAAGTTGTGCAGGAGCCACATCCAATCGTGGTAACTGAAGAAGATGTCAGTGGCCTACCACTACCATCTACAAGCAACAGTGTTGTCGCAGTGGAAGCGGAGGTGTAtctattgaaaaaagaattggAAGAgctcaaaaaaacaaaaactgtTCAACAACGATTCACTTACGCTATGATTTGTGACAGTGATAAACTGGTATTAACCCACACAGGTTTACCGAACAAGTcagttttcaattatattttgcaGTTGTGCACAGCTGGCGAGATTACTTATTTTCTTGGGTGGAAAGTCCCAATTATCTCGCATTGTGACCAGCTTCTGATGACACTGATGAAGCTGAAAAGAAACCCAACTCATAAGGAGTTGGCTTTTCGATTTCAGTTAGGAGAAACAACGGtagcaaatattataaatacGTGGCTCCACATACTGCATGAAACCATTTTTGAGGggttgatgaaaaataaaatacctTCCCTATTAAAGAATAAGTCATGCCTTCCAAATTGTTTTACAGATTTCACATCCTGTAGGATAATCATTGACTGCACGGAAGTGTATGCTGCAGTACCAGCGTCAATGATTAAAAAACAATCAATGTATAGTAACTACAAACATCGATACACTCTCAAGGGGCTTGTTGGAGTTGCTCCCAATGGTGTAGTAACCTTCTTGAGTGACCTTTATGGTGGCTCCACATCGGATAAAAAAATAACCCAAGACTGTGGGTTGTTGTCACAATTACAATCTGGGGACCTCATATTGGCCGACAAAGGATTTTTAATAAATGACATTGTCCCAGAAGGTGTGAGTGTCAACATTCCTCCCTTTCTAGAGACTCCCCAGTTCACAAGAGAACAAGCTCTTAGAACGAGGAGCATAGCAAGAGCTCGTATCCATGTGGAACGTGCCATTGGTCGTATTAAAGGTTATTCTATCCTGGAATTCATTCCACATAACTTGATGTGTTATAGTAGCAAGGTGTGGCAAGTATGTGGGGCGTTGACTAACTTTCAATACCCGTTAATAAAAGAAGTCGAGGTGTTCTACAGATGTGGAGAAAATATATCTGAAGAAAATGTATCTTCAGAATGA